A part of Rhodamnia argentea isolate NSW1041297 chromosome 8, ASM2092103v1, whole genome shotgun sequence genomic DNA contains:
- the LOC115741244 gene encoding uncharacterized protein LOC115741244, protein MAPTYFPLRWESTGDQWWYAAPIDWAAANGHYDLVRELLKIDNNHLIKLTSLRRIRRLETVWDDDEKFHDVAKCRSQVARKLFQECESKRGKKNSLLRGGYGGWLMYTAASAGDLGFVKELLERDPLLVFGEGEFGVTDVLYAAARSKSCEVFKVVFDFAVSPRLSTGKGGELEEHIGEIPSLYRWEMMNRAAHAAARGGNLRILKELLSNCSDVLAYRDAQGSTILHAAASRGQVEVVKYLTESFDIGGSTDHQGNTALNIAALKGQLATVRALISASPSSAFIRNGAGETFLHMAISGFQTPGFRRLDRQMELMKQLVHGKALEDIINAKNNDGRTALHMAIIGNVHSELIELLMTVRSIDVNVRDEDGMTALDLLKQRPHSVSSDILIRQLISVGGMFGAQDFTARKAIASHLKMQVNGSSPGTSFRIVDSEIFLHTGIENALDAKDLAIPGIASSSFDSTNENDNSFICKKPGTANSAAQRLRKVLLWPRNREKNTERGKRSGEAGSGNCSSDETPVPLRQRFAKPSSLPNHKRTLSVRSDISSPSNRKKLASGLRQGVLQAVPNPNLPRRSRSSSFSKSPVSSPNSVNNYKQKGVYVEPEVAGPSCSKEEVITDGTSNPTDKRGSFRKKFRGQYFCFGASSLSPRTPVIRRRCQNQAYKCPVPSVA, encoded by the exons ATGGCTCCTACGTACTTTCCTCTTCGGTGGGAGAGCACCGGGGATCAATGGTGGTATGCGGCCCCCATAGATTGGGCGGCTGCGAATGGCCACTACGACCTGGTCCGCGAGCTCCTTAAGATCGACAACAATCACCTCATCAAGCTCACGTCCCTCCGCCGGATCCGGCGGCTCGAGACCGTGTGGGATGACGATGAGAAGTTCCACGACGTCGCCAAGTGCCGGTCTCAGGTCGCACGGAAGCTCTTTCAGGAGTGCGAGTCCAAGAGGGGCAAGAAGAATTCCCTCCTCCGAGGCGGCTATGGCGGGTGGCTCATGTACACCGCCGCGTCGGCCGGAGACTTGGGTTTCGTCAAAGAACTGCTTGAGAGGGACCCTTTACTTGTTTTTGGAGAAGGAGAATTTGGGGTCACTGATGTGCTTTATGCTGCTGCTAGGAGCAAGAGCTGTGAAGTGTTCAAGGTTGTTTTCGATTTTGCGGTCTCACCGAGGCTTTCGACGGGGAAAGGTGGGGAATTGGAGGAGCATATCGGGGAGATTCCTTCGCTTTATAGGtgggagatgatgaacagggcTGCTCATGCGGCAGCTAGGGGAGGGAATCTGAGGATTCTGAAGGAGCTTTTGAGCAATTGCTCTGATGTTTTGGCTTATAGAGATGCTCAAGGATCCACCATCTTACATGCAGCCGCGAGCAGAGGACAGGTTGAG GTAGTTAAGTACCTTACAGAATCCTTTGACATCGGCGGCTCCACAGACCATCAAGGCAACACAGCCCTCAACATTGCTGCTCTCAAGGGTCAATTAGCCACAGTCCGAGCCCTGATATCTGCTTCACCCTCCTCTGCCTTCATCCGAAATGGTGCTGGAGAAACCTTCCTCCACATGGCGATTTCAGGGTTCCAGACTCCCGGCTTCCGAAGATTAGACAGGCAGATGGAGCTCATGAAGCAATTGGTACATGGAAAGGCTTTGGAAGACATCATAAATGCAAAGAACAATGATGGCCGAACTGCTCTTCACATGGCGATCATCGGGAATGTTCATTCGGAACTGATTGAGCTTCTGATGACTGTCCGCTCAATCGACGTGAATGTACGAGATGAAGATGGCATGACCGCACTCGATCTACTCAAACAGCGGCCACATTCTGTATCATCAGATATCTTGATTAGACAATTGATTTCAGTTGGGGGAATGTTTGGAGCTCAGGACTTCACGGCCCGAAAAGCCATCGCTTCCCATTTGAAGATGCAAGTCAATGGAAGCAGTCCAGGGACATCCTTTAGAATCGTCGATAGCGAGATATTCTTGCATACAGGCATTGAGAATGCATTAGATGCCAAAGATCTGGCTATCCCGGGAATTGCTTCATCTTCATTCGACTCAACCAATGAGAATGATAACTCGTTCATTTGCAAGAAACCGGGCACTGCAAATTCTGCTGCACAGCGGCTCAGAAAGGTTCTGTTGTGGCCTCgtaatagagaaaaaaataccGAGAGAGGTAAAAGATCGGGCGAGGCAGGATCGGGTAACTGTAGCTCAGACGAAACTCCTGTCCCCCTTCGGCAGAGATTCGCGAAGCCCTCTTCGCTTCCTAACCACAAGAGGACGCTCTCAGTGAGGAGCGATATTTCTAGCCCATCCAACAGAAAGAAGTTGGCTTCGGGTTTAAGGCAAGGAGTTCTGCAGGCTGTGCCAAACCCGAATCTTCCGCGTCGGTCTCGTTCGAGCTCGTTTTCAAAGTCACCAGTTTCGTCGCCCAATTCAGTGAACAACTATAAGCAGAAGGGTGTCTATGTTGAACCTGAGGTTGCCGGGCCATCATGCTCCAAGGAAGAAGTCATTACAGACGGAACTTCGAACCCGACGGACAAACGAGGCTCCTTCCGCAAGAAATTTAGGGGCCAGTACTTCTGTTTCGGGGCTTCGAGCCTATCTCCGAGAACACCGGTTATAAGGAGACGGTGCCAGAATCAGGCTTACAAGTGTCCTGTCCCTTCAGTGGCATGA